A portion of the Mustela erminea isolate mMusErm1 chromosome 19, mMusErm1.Pri, whole genome shotgun sequence genome contains these proteins:
- the NR1H2 gene encoding oxysterols receptor LXR-beta isoform X3, producing the protein MSTPTTSSLDTPLPGNGPSQPSAPSSSPAIKEEGPELWPAGPDPDVPGSDWARSACSVVVPDPAEEPERKRKKGPAPKMLGHELCRVCGDKASGFHYNVLSCEGCKGFFRRSVVRGGARRYACRGGGTCQMDAFMRRKCQQCRLRKCKEAGMREQCVLSEEQIRKKKIRKQQQQQQQQQQSPVGPAGGSSSTSGPGASPGGSDGGGQGSGEGEGVQLTAAQELMIQQLVAAQLQCNKRSFSDQPKVTPWPLGADPQSRDARQQRFAHFTELAIISVQEIVDFAKQVPGFLQLGREDQIALLKASTIEIMLLETARRYNHETECITFLKDFTYSKDDFHRAGLLPPQACRWSSSTPSLSSHGPCGGWAWMTLSMPSSSPSTSSPLTGPTYRSRAASRPCSNPMLRHCSPTRASRGHRTSCAFHGC; encoded by the exons ATGTCCACTCCCACCACCAGTTCCCTGGACACTCCCTTGCCTG GAAATGGCCCGTCTCAACCCAGCGCCCCCTCTTCTTCACCAGCTATAAAGGAGGAGGGTCCTGAACTGTGGCCTGCGGGTCCAGACCCTGATGTCCCGGGCAGTGATTGGGCCCGCTCAGCCTGCAGCGTGG TCGTTCCAGACCCTGCAGAGGAGCCGGAGCGCAAGCGAAAGAAGGGCCCGGCTCCGAAGATGCTGGGCCACGAGCTGTGCCGCGTGTGCGGGGACAAAGCCTCCGGCTTCCACTACAACGTGCTCAGCTGCGAAGGCTGCAAGGGCTTCTTCCGACGCAGTGTGGTCCGAGGCGGGGCCCGGCGCTATGCCTGCCGGGGCGGCGGGACCTGCCAGATGGACGCCTTCATGCGGCGCAAGTGCCAGCAGTGCCGGCTGCGCAAATGCAAGGAGGCCGGGATGAGGGAGCAGT GCGTCCTCTCAGAAGAACAGATCCGGAAGAAGAAGATtcggaagcagcagcagcagcagcagcagcagcagcagtccCCCGTAGGGCCGGCGGGTGGCAGCAGCTCAACCTCTGGGCCTGGGGCCTCTCCTGGAGGGTCTGACGGAGGTGGCCAAGGCTCCGGAGAAGGCGAGGGTGTTCAGTTGACCGCTGCTCAGGAACTCATGATCCAGCAACTGGTGGCCGCTCAACTGCAGTGTAACAAACGCTCCTTCTCTGACCAGCCCAAAGTCACG ccctggcccctggGTGCAGACCCCCAGTCCCGCGATGCCCGCCAGCAGCGTTTTGCCCACTTCACGGAGTTAGCCATCATCTCAGTCCAGGAGATTGTGGATTTCGCCAAACAGGTGCCTGGCTTCCTGCAGCTGGGCCGTGAGGACCAGATCGCCCTCCTGAAGGCATCTACCATTGAG ATCATGCTGTTAGAGACAGCCAGACGCTACAACCATGAGACGGAGTGCATCACTTTCCTGAAGGACTTCACCTATAGCAAGGATGACTTCCACCGTGCAG gcctcctgcccccacaggcCTGCAGGTGGAGTTCATCAACCCCATCTTTGAGTTCTCACGGGCCATGCGGCGGCTGGGCCTGGATGACGCTGAGTATGCCCTCCTCATCGCCATCAACATCTTCTCCGCTGACCGGCCCAACGTACAGGAGCCGAGCCGCGTCGAGGCCCTGCAGCAACCCTATGTTGAGGCACTGCTCTCCTACACGCGCATCAAGAGGCCACAG GACCAGCTGCGCTTTCCACGGATGCTGA
- the NR1H2 gene encoding oxysterols receptor LXR-beta isoform X4, with product MSTPTTSSLDTPLPGNGPSQPSAPSSSPAIKEEGPELWPAGPDPDVPGSDWARSACSVVVPDPAEEPERKRKKGPAPKMLGHELCRVCGDKASGFHYNVLSCEGCKGFFRRSVVRGGARRYACRGGGTCQMDAFMRRKCQQCRLRKCKEAGMREQCVLSEEQIRKKKIRKQQQQQQQQQQSPVGPAGGSSSTSGPGASPGGSDGGGQGSGEGEGVQLTAAQELMIQQLVAAQLQCNKRSFSDQPKVTVPGFLQLGREDQIALLKASTIEIMLLETARRYNHETECITFLKDFTYSKDDFHRAGLQVEFINPIFEFSRAMRRLGLDDAEYALLIAINIFSADRPNVQEPSRVEALQQPYVEALLSYTRIKRPQDQLRFPRMLMKLVSLRTLSSVHSEQVFALRLQDKKLPPLLSEIWDVHE from the exons ATGTCCACTCCCACCACCAGTTCCCTGGACACTCCCTTGCCTG GAAATGGCCCGTCTCAACCCAGCGCCCCCTCTTCTTCACCAGCTATAAAGGAGGAGGGTCCTGAACTGTGGCCTGCGGGTCCAGACCCTGATGTCCCGGGCAGTGATTGGGCCCGCTCAGCCTGCAGCGTGG TCGTTCCAGACCCTGCAGAGGAGCCGGAGCGCAAGCGAAAGAAGGGCCCGGCTCCGAAGATGCTGGGCCACGAGCTGTGCCGCGTGTGCGGGGACAAAGCCTCCGGCTTCCACTACAACGTGCTCAGCTGCGAAGGCTGCAAGGGCTTCTTCCGACGCAGTGTGGTCCGAGGCGGGGCCCGGCGCTATGCCTGCCGGGGCGGCGGGACCTGCCAGATGGACGCCTTCATGCGGCGCAAGTGCCAGCAGTGCCGGCTGCGCAAATGCAAGGAGGCCGGGATGAGGGAGCAGT GCGTCCTCTCAGAAGAACAGATCCGGAAGAAGAAGATtcggaagcagcagcagcagcagcagcagcagcagcagtccCCCGTAGGGCCGGCGGGTGGCAGCAGCTCAACCTCTGGGCCTGGGGCCTCTCCTGGAGGGTCTGACGGAGGTGGCCAAGGCTCCGGAGAAGGCGAGGGTGTTCAGTTGACCGCTGCTCAGGAACTCATGATCCAGCAACTGGTGGCCGCTCAACTGCAGTGTAACAAACGCTCCTTCTCTGACCAGCCCAAAGTCACG GTGCCTGGCTTCCTGCAGCTGGGCCGTGAGGACCAGATCGCCCTCCTGAAGGCATCTACCATTGAG ATCATGCTGTTAGAGACAGCCAGACGCTACAACCATGAGACGGAGTGCATCACTTTCCTGAAGGACTTCACCTATAGCAAGGATGACTTCCACCGTGCAG gcCTGCAGGTGGAGTTCATCAACCCCATCTTTGAGTTCTCACGGGCCATGCGGCGGCTGGGCCTGGATGACGCTGAGTATGCCCTCCTCATCGCCATCAACATCTTCTCCGCTGACCGGCCCAACGTACAGGAGCCGAGCCGCGTCGAGGCCCTGCAGCAACCCTATGTTGAGGCACTGCTCTCCTACACGCGCATCAAGAGGCCACAG GACCAGCTGCGCTTTCCACGGATGCTGATGAAGCTCGTGAGCCTGCGCACTCTGAGTTCTGTGCACTCAGAGCAGGTCTTTGCCCTGCGGCTCCAAGACAAGAAGCTGCCGCCTCTGCTGTCTGAGATCTGGGACGTCCACGAGTGA
- the NR1H2 gene encoding oxysterols receptor LXR-beta isoform X2 produces the protein MSTPTTSSLDTPLPGNGPSQPSAPSSSPAIKEEGPELWPAGPDPDVPGSDWARSACSVDPAEEPERKRKKGPAPKMLGHELCRVCGDKASGFHYNVLSCEGCKGFFRRSVVRGGARRYACRGGGTCQMDAFMRRKCQQCRLRKCKEAGMREQCVLSEEQIRKKKIRKQQQQQQQQQQSPVGPAGGSSSTSGPGASPGGSDGGGQGSGEGEGVQLTAAQELMIQQLVAAQLQCNKRSFSDQPKVTPWPLGADPQSRDARQQRFAHFTELAIISVQEIVDFAKQVPGFLQLGREDQIALLKASTIEIMLLETARRYNHETECITFLKDFTYSKDDFHRAGLQVEFINPIFEFSRAMRRLGLDDAEYALLIAINIFSADRPNVQEPSRVEALQQPYVEALLSYTRIKRPQDQLRFPRMLMKLVSLRTLSSVHSEQVFALRLQDKKLPPLLSEIWDVHE, from the exons ATGTCCACTCCCACCACCAGTTCCCTGGACACTCCCTTGCCTG GAAATGGCCCGTCTCAACCCAGCGCCCCCTCTTCTTCACCAGCTATAAAGGAGGAGGGTCCTGAACTGTGGCCTGCGGGTCCAGACCCTGATGTCCCGGGCAGTGATTGGGCCCGCTCAGCCTGCAGCGTGG ACCCTGCAGAGGAGCCGGAGCGCAAGCGAAAGAAGGGCCCGGCTCCGAAGATGCTGGGCCACGAGCTGTGCCGCGTGTGCGGGGACAAAGCCTCCGGCTTCCACTACAACGTGCTCAGCTGCGAAGGCTGCAAGGGCTTCTTCCGACGCAGTGTGGTCCGAGGCGGGGCCCGGCGCTATGCCTGCCGGGGCGGCGGGACCTGCCAGATGGACGCCTTCATGCGGCGCAAGTGCCAGCAGTGCCGGCTGCGCAAATGCAAGGAGGCCGGGATGAGGGAGCAGT GCGTCCTCTCAGAAGAACAGATCCGGAAGAAGAAGATtcggaagcagcagcagcagcagcagcagcagcagcagtccCCCGTAGGGCCGGCGGGTGGCAGCAGCTCAACCTCTGGGCCTGGGGCCTCTCCTGGAGGGTCTGACGGAGGTGGCCAAGGCTCCGGAGAAGGCGAGGGTGTTCAGTTGACCGCTGCTCAGGAACTCATGATCCAGCAACTGGTGGCCGCTCAACTGCAGTGTAACAAACGCTCCTTCTCTGACCAGCCCAAAGTCACG ccctggcccctggGTGCAGACCCCCAGTCCCGCGATGCCCGCCAGCAGCGTTTTGCCCACTTCACGGAGTTAGCCATCATCTCAGTCCAGGAGATTGTGGATTTCGCCAAACAGGTGCCTGGCTTCCTGCAGCTGGGCCGTGAGGACCAGATCGCCCTCCTGAAGGCATCTACCATTGAG ATCATGCTGTTAGAGACAGCCAGACGCTACAACCATGAGACGGAGTGCATCACTTTCCTGAAGGACTTCACCTATAGCAAGGATGACTTCCACCGTGCAG gcCTGCAGGTGGAGTTCATCAACCCCATCTTTGAGTTCTCACGGGCCATGCGGCGGCTGGGCCTGGATGACGCTGAGTATGCCCTCCTCATCGCCATCAACATCTTCTCCGCTGACCGGCCCAACGTACAGGAGCCGAGCCGCGTCGAGGCCCTGCAGCAACCCTATGTTGAGGCACTGCTCTCCTACACGCGCATCAAGAGGCCACAG GACCAGCTGCGCTTTCCACGGATGCTGATGAAGCTCGTGAGCCTGCGCACTCTGAGTTCTGTGCACTCAGAGCAGGTCTTTGCCCTGCGGCTCCAAGACAAGAAGCTGCCGCCTCTGCTGTCTGAGATCTGGGACGTCCACGAGTGA
- the NR1H2 gene encoding oxysterols receptor LXR-beta isoform X1 — translation MSTPTTSSLDTPLPGNGPSQPSAPSSSPAIKEEGPELWPAGPDPDVPGSDWARSACSVVVPDPAEEPERKRKKGPAPKMLGHELCRVCGDKASGFHYNVLSCEGCKGFFRRSVVRGGARRYACRGGGTCQMDAFMRRKCQQCRLRKCKEAGMREQCVLSEEQIRKKKIRKQQQQQQQQQQSPVGPAGGSSSTSGPGASPGGSDGGGQGSGEGEGVQLTAAQELMIQQLVAAQLQCNKRSFSDQPKVTPWPLGADPQSRDARQQRFAHFTELAIISVQEIVDFAKQVPGFLQLGREDQIALLKASTIEIMLLETARRYNHETECITFLKDFTYSKDDFHRAGLQVEFINPIFEFSRAMRRLGLDDAEYALLIAINIFSADRPNVQEPSRVEALQQPYVEALLSYTRIKRPQDQLRFPRMLMKLVSLRTLSSVHSEQVFALRLQDKKLPPLLSEIWDVHE, via the exons ATGTCCACTCCCACCACCAGTTCCCTGGACACTCCCTTGCCTG GAAATGGCCCGTCTCAACCCAGCGCCCCCTCTTCTTCACCAGCTATAAAGGAGGAGGGTCCTGAACTGTGGCCTGCGGGTCCAGACCCTGATGTCCCGGGCAGTGATTGGGCCCGCTCAGCCTGCAGCGTGG TCGTTCCAGACCCTGCAGAGGAGCCGGAGCGCAAGCGAAAGAAGGGCCCGGCTCCGAAGATGCTGGGCCACGAGCTGTGCCGCGTGTGCGGGGACAAAGCCTCCGGCTTCCACTACAACGTGCTCAGCTGCGAAGGCTGCAAGGGCTTCTTCCGACGCAGTGTGGTCCGAGGCGGGGCCCGGCGCTATGCCTGCCGGGGCGGCGGGACCTGCCAGATGGACGCCTTCATGCGGCGCAAGTGCCAGCAGTGCCGGCTGCGCAAATGCAAGGAGGCCGGGATGAGGGAGCAGT GCGTCCTCTCAGAAGAACAGATCCGGAAGAAGAAGATtcggaagcagcagcagcagcagcagcagcagcagcagtccCCCGTAGGGCCGGCGGGTGGCAGCAGCTCAACCTCTGGGCCTGGGGCCTCTCCTGGAGGGTCTGACGGAGGTGGCCAAGGCTCCGGAGAAGGCGAGGGTGTTCAGTTGACCGCTGCTCAGGAACTCATGATCCAGCAACTGGTGGCCGCTCAACTGCAGTGTAACAAACGCTCCTTCTCTGACCAGCCCAAAGTCACG ccctggcccctggGTGCAGACCCCCAGTCCCGCGATGCCCGCCAGCAGCGTTTTGCCCACTTCACGGAGTTAGCCATCATCTCAGTCCAGGAGATTGTGGATTTCGCCAAACAGGTGCCTGGCTTCCTGCAGCTGGGCCGTGAGGACCAGATCGCCCTCCTGAAGGCATCTACCATTGAG ATCATGCTGTTAGAGACAGCCAGACGCTACAACCATGAGACGGAGTGCATCACTTTCCTGAAGGACTTCACCTATAGCAAGGATGACTTCCACCGTGCAG gcCTGCAGGTGGAGTTCATCAACCCCATCTTTGAGTTCTCACGGGCCATGCGGCGGCTGGGCCTGGATGACGCTGAGTATGCCCTCCTCATCGCCATCAACATCTTCTCCGCTGACCGGCCCAACGTACAGGAGCCGAGCCGCGTCGAGGCCCTGCAGCAACCCTATGTTGAGGCACTGCTCTCCTACACGCGCATCAAGAGGCCACAG GACCAGCTGCGCTTTCCACGGATGCTGATGAAGCTCGTGAGCCTGCGCACTCTGAGTTCTGTGCACTCAGAGCAGGTCTTTGCCCTGCGGCTCCAAGACAAGAAGCTGCCGCCTCTGCTGTCTGAGATCTGGGACGTCCACGAGTGA